From Granulicella sp. WH15, the proteins below share one genomic window:
- a CDS encoding alpha-E domain-containing protein, producing the protein MLSRVADSLYWMSRYLERAEHTTRLLEVNLNLMLDESATSSDRRWQRVLQSLNHPKDVVWTGDPYALTRALTFDTTHKSSILSLLIAARENSRHVREQISTEQWHRLNSLYLQVTGPNFLAESEPSEFLQQVMEAVHQFQGVSDSTMSHGEAGSSSRWPLHRARRRHRRAARGLPRRPLEPTRAHRRGQRVPRVDGLLRSATAFEAYCKVYTADLSPEWILEFLLLDEEFPHSLRFSIDSLQNALSAIQRESGKSRADQLRRLAGRLQGTLSYSGIEEILSQDIVAYLRNIQVQCREIHNTIYELYIDYSIQTALAN; encoded by the coding sequence TTGCTCTCACGCGTAGCCGATTCCCTCTACTGGATGTCCCGCTATCTCGAGCGCGCCGAGCACACCACGCGCCTGCTCGAGGTCAACCTGAACCTGATGCTCGACGAGTCGGCCACCAGCTCCGACCGCCGCTGGCAGCGCGTCCTTCAGTCCCTCAATCATCCCAAGGACGTCGTCTGGACCGGCGACCCCTACGCGCTCACCCGCGCCCTCACCTTCGACACTACCCACAAGTCCTCCATCCTCTCGCTGCTCATCGCCGCGCGTGAGAACTCGCGCCATGTCCGCGAACAGATCTCCACCGAGCAGTGGCACCGGCTCAACTCGCTCTACCTCCAGGTCACCGGCCCCAACTTTCTCGCCGAGTCCGAGCCGTCCGAGTTCCTCCAGCAGGTCATGGAGGCGGTCCACCAGTTTCAAGGCGTCTCGGACTCCACCATGAGCCACGGCGAGGCTGGCAGTTCATCCAGGTGGCCGCTACATCGAGCGCGCCGCCGCCACCGCCGCGCTGCTCGAGGCCTACCACGAAGACCTCTGGAGCCGACCCGAGCGCATCGTCGAGGGCAACGAGTACCTCGAGTGGATGGCCTGCTGCGCTCCGCCACTGCTTTTGAAGCCTACTGCAAGGTCTACACCGCCGACCTCAGCCCCGAGTGGATCCTCGAGTTCCTGCTGCTCGACGAGGAGTTTCCGCACTCGCTGCGATTCTCCATCGACTCGCTCCAGAACGCGCTCTCGGCCATTCAGCGCGAGTCCGGCAAGAGCCGCGCCGACCAGCTCCGCCGCCTGGCCGGGCGGCTGCAAGGGACGCTCAGCTACAGCGGCATCGAAGAGATTCTGTCGCAGGACATCGTCGCCTACCTGCGCAATATTCAGGTGCAGTGCCGCGAGATCCACAACACCATCTACGAGCTGTACATCGACTACTCGATCCAGACTGCGCTGGCGAACTAA
- a CDS encoding FAD-binding oxidoreductase: MASSTFAPESASQTATTPSSAPFESWGRYPVYQANVVPLHWQSDFPAVTNGLHNGSLVVGMGRSYGDSCLLKDGNLLVTTAMNRLISFDPETGLLTAEAGLTLAQILDFAVPRGFFLPVTPGTKYVTLGGAIANDIHGKNHHVAGCFGNHIVEFELVRSDGSRRLCSRTENLDWFAATIGGLGLTGMITWATLRLRPIVSRGIDYEGIQFHGIDEFLALTEASKHIEYTVSWIDCASTGKNFMRGVFMQGDHSQVPAELKPSPEPKLVFPFEAPGFCLNHTTVSAFNTVFFHKQMKPASRRCRTTSRSSIRWTRCCTGTACTARAACCSSSTRSRGSRRVRGRLLFCARWRSPGWRASWPC; this comes from the coding sequence ATGGCTTCCTCTACTTTTGCTCCGGAATCTGCGAGCCAGACGGCCACGACGCCGAGTTCCGCGCCGTTCGAGTCGTGGGGCCGGTATCCCGTCTACCAGGCTAATGTGGTGCCGCTTCACTGGCAGAGCGACTTTCCCGCAGTCACCAATGGCCTGCACAACGGCTCGCTGGTGGTGGGGATGGGCCGCAGCTACGGCGACTCGTGCTTGCTGAAGGACGGCAACCTGCTGGTGACCACGGCGATGAACCGCCTGATCTCCTTCGACCCCGAGACCGGGCTGCTAACGGCCGAGGCGGGACTGACGCTGGCGCAGATCCTTGACTTCGCGGTGCCGCGCGGCTTCTTTCTGCCGGTGACGCCGGGGACCAAGTACGTGACGCTGGGCGGGGCCATCGCCAACGACATCCACGGCAAGAACCACCACGTCGCGGGCTGCTTCGGCAACCACATCGTGGAGTTCGAGTTGGTGCGCTCGGACGGCTCGCGGCGTCTCTGCTCGCGGACCGAGAACCTCGACTGGTTTGCCGCGACGATCGGCGGGCTGGGCCTGACCGGGATGATTACCTGGGCGACGCTGCGGCTGCGGCCTATCGTCTCGCGCGGCATCGACTACGAGGGCATCCAGTTCCACGGCATCGACGAGTTTCTAGCGCTGACCGAGGCGTCTAAGCACATCGAGTACACGGTGAGCTGGATCGACTGCGCCTCCACCGGCAAGAACTTCATGCGCGGCGTCTTCATGCAGGGCGACCACAGCCAGGTTCCGGCGGAGCTGAAGCCCTCGCCCGAGCCCAAGCTGGTCTTCCCGTTTGAAGCGCCGGGTTTCTGCCTGAACCATACGACGGTCAGCGCGTTCAATACGGTCTTCTTCCACAAGCAGATGAAGCCCGCGTCAAGGCGCTGCAGGACTACGAGCCGTTCTTCTATCCGCTGGACAAGGTGCTGCACTGGAACCGCATGTACGGCAAGAGCGGCCTGTTGCAGTTCCAGTACGCGATCCCGTGGGAGTCGGCGCGTGAGGGGACGATTGCTATTCTGCGCGAGGTGGCGCAGTCCGGGTTGGCGAGCTTCCTGGCCGTGCTGA
- a CDS encoding SDR family NAD(P)-dependent oxidoreductase, with product MSSKGKKILVLGATSGIAEATCRIWATEGASLFLVARNAEKLAAVAADMKTRGAAFVDSAVVDLDDTDQHPALLSHAINSLGSSTSR from the coding sequence ATGAGCAGCAAGGGCAAGAAGATTCTGGTTCTGGGCGCGACGTCCGGGATCGCCGAGGCAACCTGCCGTATCTGGGCCACCGAGGGCGCGAGCCTCTTCCTGGTGGCGCGTAACGCGGAGAAGCTGGCGGCGGTGGCGGCGGATATGAAGACGCGCGGCGCGGCATTTGTCGATTCGGCTGTGGTCGATCTCGATGATACCGACCAGCACCCGGCGCTGCTCTCCCATGCGATCAACTCGCTGGGCTCTTCCACAAGCAGATGA
- a CDS encoding transglutaminase family protein — MRRRDDPLMVLHDLNEKLYKYFDYVPKSTKVDSPIDVALASKKGVCQDFAHVMIRCALAPEDSCRYVSAIFTTASPIPAPLPASSAPRPTAPPPRLPTPGWRC; from the coding sequence GTGCGCCGCCGCGACGACCCGCTGATGGTGCTGCACGACCTGAACGAGAAGCTCTACAAGTACTTCGACTACGTGCCCAAGTCCACCAAGGTGGACTCGCCGATCGACGTCGCGCTGGCCAGCAAGAAGGGCGTCTGCCAGGACTTCGCCCACGTGATGATACGCTGTGCGCTCGCGCCTGAAGATTCCTGCCGGTACGTCAGCGCTATCTTTACCACGGCAAGCCCGATACCAGCGCCTCTCCCGGCCAGTTCAGCGCCGAGACCGACCGCTCCGCCTCCTCGGCTACCCACGCCTGGGTGGAGGTGCTGA
- a CDS encoding cation:proton antiporter yields the protein MNCLILLLQLAVILAVTSLCGALARRVGQPKVVGEIAGGLALGSLGLGYLLPGASHFLFAASRLHLLETVSNIGLVLFLFLIGSELDLTAAQRNRGSSLAITVGSIGVPFALGAALAPVLLVRLGTPGVSRLGFVLFTGIAMSITALPVLARILEERSSVASTTAATALIVAAANDLVAWSLLAVTLALIHGGPLATTLIGLAWLALYVTVMLAVVRPILARLSGPLWLWLPLAVGFSFASAHVTELLGIHAFFGAFLAGVCVPRVAELEKMLRRILTPAIAVTLPVFFAMTGLKMQREMFSSRGLGWLAVVLAVAVAGKIGGSMLAGRASGMGWRPALEIGILLNTRGLVELIALNVGYREGVLSPLLFTLFVLMAVLTTAMTVPLLALTTTKTP from the coding sequence GTGAACTGCCTGATTCTACTGCTGCAACTGGCGGTCATCCTGGCCGTGACATCCCTCTGCGGGGCGTTGGCGCGGCGCGTGGGACAGCCCAAGGTGGTTGGCGAGATCGCCGGTGGCCTCGCTCTGGGGTCTCTGGGGCTCGGTTACCTGCTGCCGGGAGCCTCACATTTTCTCTTTGCCGCGTCACGGCTGCACTTGCTGGAGACCGTCAGCAACATCGGCCTGGTGCTCTTCCTGTTCCTGATCGGCTCGGAACTGGACCTGACGGCGGCTCAGCGCAACCGTGGATCGTCGCTGGCGATCACGGTCGGCAGCATCGGCGTGCCCTTCGCGCTGGGCGCGGCTCTGGCCCCGGTGCTGCTGGTCCGTCTGGGCACGCCCGGCGTCTCACGGCTGGGTTTTGTGCTCTTTACCGGCATCGCGATGAGCATTACGGCGCTCCCGGTGCTGGCCCGAATCCTCGAGGAGCGCAGCTCGGTGGCTTCGACCACGGCTGCTACGGCCCTGATCGTGGCGGCGGCAAACGACCTGGTGGCCTGGTCGCTGCTGGCGGTAACGCTGGCGCTCATCCACGGCGGACCGCTGGCGACGACGCTCATCGGATTGGCCTGGCTGGCCCTGTACGTCACGGTGATGCTGGCGGTGGTGCGGCCCATATTGGCGCGACTGTCAGGCCCGCTCTGGCTTTGGCTTCCCCTGGCAGTGGGCTTCTCCTTCGCCAGCGCCCATGTGACGGAGCTTCTCGGCATCCACGCCTTCTTCGGGGCATTTCTGGCGGGCGTCTGCGTGCCCCGCGTGGCGGAGCTGGAAAAAATGCTGCGCCGGATACTGACTCCGGCGATCGCAGTGACGCTGCCGGTCTTCTTCGCCATGACCGGCCTCAAGATGCAGCGGGAGATGTTCTCCAGCCGCGGGCTGGGCTGGCTCGCCGTGGTTCTGGCAGTGGCGGTGGCGGGCAAGATCGGCGGCTCGATGCTGGCCGGACGGGCGAGCGGCATGGGGTGGCGACCGGCGCTCGAAATCGGCATCCTGCTGAATACACGTGGATTAGTGGAGCTGATCGCGCTGAACGTGGGCTATCGAGAAGGTGTTCTCAGCCCTCTGCTGTTCACGTTGTTCGTACTGATGGCGGTTTTGACGACGGCGATGACAGTGCCGCTATTGGCCCTGACAACTACAAAAACGCCCTAA
- a CDS encoding transglutaminase N-terminal domain-containing protein, whose product MLYSIRHLTKFLYDHSVSESIMETRMHPRSDQNQRCLTFHLSVSPRCRVFSYRDHLANHVHHFDIPGQHGQLVIVAESVVEVAPAPHIPSFLSPDAWDELDRMVCEGDYWSSSSLPSSPSPRTGSTTWPTCSTCAAATTR is encoded by the coding sequence ATGCTCTACTCCATCCGGCACCTGACCAAGTTCCTCTACGACCACTCCGTCAGCGAGAGCATCATGGAAACGCGGATGCACCCGCGCTCGGACCAGAATCAGCGATGTCTCACCTTCCACCTCTCGGTCAGCCCGCGCTGTCGCGTCTTCTCGTACCGCGACCACCTCGCCAACCACGTCCACCACTTCGACATTCCCGGCCAGCACGGGCAGCTCGTCATCGTCGCCGAGTCGGTCGTCGAGGTGGCGCCCGCGCCGCACATCCCCAGTTTCCTCTCGCCCGACGCCTGGGACGAGCTGGATCGCATGGTCTGCGAGGGCGACTACTGGAGTTCCTCTTCCCTTCCGAGTTCACCCAGCCCACGCACCGGCTCAACGACCTGGCCGACCTGCTCGACGTGCGCCGCCGCGACGACCCGCTGA
- a CDS encoding BrnT family toxin: MLGFDWDEANLHHIALHSVTPEEVEQVLQGPTFEIDAYELNGEERIEEVGATQSGRILKIVTTVRNGLIRVVTAYDAVSAIKQAFMEQQKRLYE, from the coding sequence ATGTTGGGGTTCGACTGGGACGAAGCAAACCTTCACCACATCGCCTTGCACTCCGTCACCCCCGAAGAAGTGGAACAAGTTCTTCAAGGTCCTACGTTCGAAATCGACGCCTACGAGTTGAATGGCGAAGAAAGAATCGAGGAAGTGGGCGCTACGCAGAGCGGACGCATCCTGAAGATTGTCACAACGGTTCGTAACGGTCTGATACGCGTAGTAACCGCTTACGATGCAGTGAGTGCCATCAAACAAGCCTTTATGGAACAGCAAAAACGACTATATGAATAA
- a CDS encoding glycoside hydrolase family 15 protein, whose amino-acid sequence MMTDRNASYRWLDDNGPAHGAPGLEPRWTSSQKDAVSTAYAASSRVWYTLSHGTLNEIYYPTIDRPQTRDMELLFTDEETFFHEEKRDLNFDFSYVDPDAPCVRVSATSPNGYTVTKQFTADPHHPVVLMHVTLTGDEEVLSRLKCYALLSPHLNGGGAGNSARSIDVAGSRAIVAWKGRTALAFGSTCGFTRSSCGYVGFSDGYQDLSDNMRMEWQYGSALNGNIAVMGEISIGRSREFTIAIAFGDGLHAALSRMMQTLSVPFEQHQKRAIEQWRRAPAPRQLAAASMDGGRLLGISHRIILTHEDKTYSGAFIASASIPWGASKGDDDLGGYHLVWTRDMIQSASAMLACGHLETPRRALVYLACTQRPDGSFAQNFWVNGEPYWSGIQLDEVAFPIILAWRLWKQNGLGDFNIFPFVVNAAAFLIRYAPVTQQERWEENAGYSPSTLATVIAGLLCAADIMRAHQAKEMADFMETYADWIEAHLDEWTTTEDGILLEGVKRHYMRIRPPAPGEPFYNDQVAPGHIRLSNREAGERNEFDAREVIDAGFLELVRYGIRRADDPLIVDSLKVVDSCLKYTTPYGDAWRRYNHDGYGQKKDGSNYDGSGQGRCWPLLGGERAHYELAAGRDVKSFIKAYESFASVGGMFPEQVWDHDDMPAEGLFYGKSAGSAQPLVWAHAEYLKLLRSVSDGKIFDQVSVVAERYLAEKRTFRSRIEIFQQTRRISAMVAGLTLRVLDPNRFRVLYTTDGWATHSTLESHAVGRFGFVVDIPTPSKPGMLSFTLFWMGAGPNDPGHWLGHNDDVQLMPEAAAAQPVGLKPLS is encoded by the coding sequence ATGATGACCGACCGAAACGCTTCTTATCGCTGGCTTGACGACAATGGACCCGCTCACGGGGCTCCGGGGCTCGAACCACGTTGGACCTCGAGCCAGAAAGACGCAGTCTCCACCGCCTACGCGGCTTCGAGCCGAGTCTGGTACACGCTTTCGCACGGAACCCTGAACGAGATCTACTACCCCACCATCGACCGCCCGCAGACACGCGATATGGAACTGCTCTTCACGGACGAGGAGACCTTCTTCCACGAGGAGAAGCGCGATCTCAACTTCGACTTCAGCTACGTCGATCCCGACGCGCCCTGCGTGCGGGTCTCGGCGACCAGCCCCAACGGCTACACGGTCACCAAGCAGTTCACCGCCGACCCGCACCACCCGGTCGTGCTCATGCACGTCACCCTGACGGGCGATGAGGAGGTGCTCTCGCGGCTGAAGTGCTACGCGTTGCTCTCGCCGCACCTCAACGGCGGCGGGGCGGGGAACTCGGCGCGGTCGATCGACGTGGCGGGCTCGCGCGCCATCGTCGCCTGGAAGGGCCGCACGGCCCTGGCCTTCGGCTCTACCTGCGGGTTCACGCGGTCGTCCTGCGGCTACGTCGGCTTCAGCGACGGCTATCAGGATCTCTCGGACAACATGCGCATGGAGTGGCAGTACGGCTCGGCGCTCAACGGTAACATCGCCGTCATGGGCGAGATCAGCATCGGCCGCAGCCGCGAATTCACCATCGCCATCGCCTTCGGGGACGGCCTCCACGCGGCGCTCTCGCGCATGATGCAGACTCTGTCGGTGCCCTTCGAGCAGCATCAGAAGAGGGCCATCGAGCAGTGGCGGCGCGCCCCCGCGCCTCGGCAGCTTGCGGCGGCGTCCATGGACGGCGGCCGTCTGCTGGGCATCAGCCACCGCATCATCCTGACGCACGAGGACAAGACTTACTCAGGCGCGTTCATTGCCTCGGCCTCGATCCCCTGGGGAGCCTCGAAGGGCGACGACGACCTGGGCGGCTACCACCTGGTCTGGACCCGCGACATGATCCAGTCGGCCTCGGCGATGCTGGCCTGCGGACACCTGGAGACGCCGCGCCGTGCGCTGGTCTACCTGGCCTGTACGCAGAGGCCCGACGGCAGTTTCGCGCAGAACTTCTGGGTCAACGGCGAGCCATATTGGTCGGGCATCCAGCTCGACGAGGTGGCCTTCCCGATCATTCTGGCCTGGCGGCTGTGGAAGCAGAACGGCCTGGGCGACTTCAACATCTTCCCCTTCGTGGTCAACGCCGCGGCCTTCCTGATCCGCTACGCGCCGGTCACCCAGCAGGAGCGCTGGGAGGAGAACGCCGGGTACTCGCCCTCGACTTTGGCCACGGTGATCGCGGGGCTGCTCTGCGCGGCCGACATCATGCGGGCTCATCAGGCCAAAGAGATGGCCGACTTCATGGAGACCTACGCGGACTGGATCGAGGCTCATCTGGACGAGTGGACGACGACCGAGGACGGCATCCTGCTCGAAGGCGTCAAGCGTCACTACATGCGTATTCGTCCACCGGCTCCGGGTGAGCCGTTCTATAACGATCAGGTCGCGCCGGGCCACATCCGGCTCTCGAACCGCGAAGCCGGGGAGCGGAACGAGTTCGACGCCCGCGAGGTGATCGACGCGGGCTTTCTGGAGCTGGTGCGGTACGGCATCCGCCGGGCCGACGACCCGCTCATCGTGGATTCGCTGAAGGTTGTGGACTCCTGCCTGAAGTACACGACGCCCTACGGCGATGCCTGGCGGCGTTACAACCACGACGGTTACGGCCAGAAGAAGGATGGCAGCAACTACGACGGGTCGGGCCAGGGCCGCTGCTGGCCGTTGCTGGGCGGCGAGCGGGCGCACTACGAGCTGGCCGCCGGGCGCGACGTGAAATCCTTCATCAAGGCATACGAGAGCTTTGCCTCAGTCGGCGGCATGTTCCCCGAGCAGGTCTGGGACCACGACGACATGCCCGCGGAGGGGCTGTTCTACGGCAAATCCGCCGGGTCGGCGCAGCCGCTGGTGTGGGCGCACGCGGAGTACCTGAAGCTGCTGCGTTCGGTGTCGGACGGCAAGATCTTCGATCAGGTCTCGGTGGTGGCGGAGCGTTATCTGGCCGAGAAGCGCACCTTCCGGTCGCGGATCGAGATCTTCCAGCAGACGCGGCGCATCTCCGCGATGGTGGCGGGTTTGACGCTGCGGGTGCTCGACCCGAACCGCTTCCGCGTCCTCTACACCACCGACGGCTGGGCGACGCACTCGACGCTCGAATCGCACGCCGTGGGCCGGTTCGGGTTCGTCGTGGACATTCCTACGCCGTCCAAGCCGGGCATGCTGAGCTTCACGCTCTTCTGGATGGGGGCGGGGCCGAACGATCCGGGGCACTGGCTGGGCCACAACGACGACGTACAACTGATGCCGGAGGCTGCGGCAGCACAACCGGTAGGCCTGAAACCCCTATCGTAG
- the tkt gene encoding transketolase, with amino-acid sequence MSDTKQHELDQLAINALRFLAVDAVEKAKSGHPGAPLGCAPIAYLLYTKIMKYDPTMPKWSDRDRFVLSNGHASALLYGALHLAGYDLPMDQLKAFRQWGSHTPGHPEYGETPGVEVTTGPLGQGFAESVGLAIAEKHMAAVYNHDNHTPVDHHTYVLCGDGDLMEGISHEAASLAGTLKLGKLIVLYDDNLISLDGPTELSFTEDVTRRFEAYHWQVQMVHDGNDLKALEDAILAAKADTTRPSLIRVRTVIGYGSPKAGTQKVHGEALGAEATKETKRNLGWPEDKSFYVPEEAQAVWDKCKEKGKKAREEWEKLYQDYKTAYPELGDQYDRTTASKLAEGWEKLIPVFPSDKPVATRNAGQVVMNAIAKVVPELIGGAADLTSSTKTIFKDSQNFHLDPKGRNIFFGVREFGMMAAVNGIAAHGGLIPFGSTFFTFSDYCRSALRMGALQSSHSLYIFTHDSIGLGEDGPTHQPIEHLMSLRAIPQLTDFRPADANETAACWQLALERQSASFMALSRQDLPTLDNDKYKVHENTRKGAYILEQFGKDVILVATGSEVAMIVKAADELKAAGINATVVSMPSFKLFEEQDEAYKLSIFPHGVPTISLEAGATMGWWKYVGRDGIAIGLDRFGASAPAPLVQDKLGISATAVVEAAKKLLKK; translated from the coding sequence ATGAGCGATACAAAACAGCACGAACTGGATCAGCTAGCCATCAACGCACTCCGCTTTCTCGCCGTCGACGCGGTGGAAAAGGCCAAGTCCGGACACCCCGGCGCTCCGCTGGGCTGCGCGCCGATCGCGTACCTGCTGTACACGAAGATCATGAAGTACGACCCTACGATGCCAAAATGGTCGGATCGCGACCGTTTTGTGCTCTCGAACGGCCACGCGTCGGCGCTGCTATACGGTGCGCTGCATCTGGCGGGCTACGACTTGCCCATGGATCAGCTCAAGGCCTTCCGTCAGTGGGGTTCGCACACCCCGGGGCACCCGGAGTACGGTGAGACTCCGGGCGTTGAGGTCACCACCGGCCCGCTGGGTCAGGGCTTCGCCGAGTCGGTCGGCCTCGCCATCGCCGAGAAGCACATGGCGGCCGTCTACAACCACGACAACCACACCCCGGTCGATCACCACACCTACGTCCTCTGCGGCGACGGCGACCTGATGGAAGGCATCTCGCACGAGGCGGCGTCGCTGGCCGGAACCCTGAAGTTGGGCAAGCTGATCGTCCTCTACGACGACAACCTGATCTCGCTCGACGGTCCCACGGAGCTGAGCTTTACCGAAGATGTTACCCGCCGCTTCGAGGCTTACCACTGGCAGGTCCAGATGGTTCACGACGGCAACGACCTGAAGGCCCTTGAGGATGCAATCCTGGCGGCGAAGGCGGATACGACCCGTCCGTCGCTGATCCGCGTCCGCACGGTCATCGGCTACGGCAGCCCCAAGGCCGGTACGCAGAAGGTCCACGGCGAGGCTCTGGGAGCCGAGGCTACCAAGGAGACCAAGCGCAACCTGGGCTGGCCCGAGGACAAGAGCTTCTACGTTCCCGAGGAGGCGCAGGCCGTCTGGGACAAGTGCAAGGAGAAGGGTAAGAAGGCGCGCGAGGAGTGGGAGAAGCTCTACCAAGACTACAAGACCGCGTACCCCGAGCTGGGCGACCAGTACGACCGTACCACCGCTTCGAAGCTGGCCGAGGGCTGGGAGAAGCTGATCCCGGTCTTCCCGTCGGACAAGCCGGTGGCGACCCGCAACGCGGGCCAGGTGGTCATGAACGCCATCGCCAAGGTGGTTCCGGAGCTGATCGGCGGCGCGGCCGACCTGACCAGCTCCACCAAGACCATCTTCAAGGATTCGCAGAACTTCCACCTCGATCCGAAGGGTCGCAACATCTTCTTCGGCGTGCGTGAGTTCGGCATGATGGCGGCGGTCAACGGCATTGCGGCGCACGGCGGGCTTATCCCCTTCGGCTCCACCTTCTTCACCTTCTCGGACTACTGCCGTTCGGCCCTGCGCATGGGCGCGCTGCAGAGTTCGCACTCGCTCTACATCTTCACCCACGACTCCATCGGTCTGGGTGAGGACGGCCCCACGCACCAGCCCATCGAGCACCTGATGAGCCTGCGTGCGATTCCTCAGCTTACGGACTTCCGCCCCGCGGACGCTAACGAGACGGCTGCCTGCTGGCAGCTTGCGCTCGAGCGCCAGTCGGCCAGCTTCATGGCCCTCTCGCGGCAGGACCTGCCCACGCTCGACAACGACAAGTACAAGGTGCACGAGAACACCCGCAAGGGCGCGTACATCCTTGAGCAGTTCGGCAAGGACGTCATCCTCGTCGCCACCGGTTCCGAGGTCGCGATGATCGTGAAGGCGGCTGACGAGCTGAAGGCGGCGGGCATCAACGCCACCGTCGTCTCGATGCCGAGCTTCAAGCTCTTCGAGGAGCAGGACGAGGCGTACAAGCTGTCGATCTTCCCGCACGGCGTTCCCACCATCTCGCTCGAGGCCGGTGCCACCATGGGCTGGTGGAAGTACGTCGGGCGCGACGGCATCGCGATCGGTCTCGACCGCTTCGGTGCGTCGGCTCCGGCTCCGCTGGTGCAGGACAAGCTCGGCATCTCGGCTACTGCCGTGGTCGAGGCGGCGAAGAAGCTGTTGAAGAAGTAG
- the rplT gene encoding 50S ribosomal protein L20: MPRVKRSTKRADRRRKILKRASGYFLTKSKLYQAAQEAVERGLKFAYTGRKQKKRQYRSLWIVRIGAAALKNGMSYSTFINGLKLAGNGLDRKILADIAANDAAGFAALAEVAKAARAKAAEGHAAAQKAAKA; encoded by the coding sequence ATGCCCCGTGTAAAACGGAGTACAAAACGGGCCGATCGTCGGCGCAAGATTCTCAAGCGCGCAAGCGGCTACTTCCTCACCAAATCCAAGCTCTATCAGGCCGCGCAAGAGGCCGTCGAGCGTGGACTCAAGTTTGCCTACACCGGCCGTAAGCAGAAGAAGCGTCAGTACCGCTCGCTGTGGATCGTCCGTATCGGCGCGGCTGCGCTGAAGAACGGCATGAGCTACTCCACCTTCATCAACGGCCTCAAGCTGGCCGGCAACGGACTCGATCGCAAGATCCTGGCCGACATCGCGGCGAATGACGCTGCGGGCTTTGCGGCTCTGGCCGAGGTGGCCAAGGCTGCCCGTGCGAAGGCTGCTGAGGGACATGCGGCGGCTCAGAAGGCAGCCAAGGCTTAA
- the rpmI gene encoding 50S ribosomal protein L35, whose amino-acid sequence MPKLKTHSGASKRFTKTGTGKFKRGHSKMRHILTSKNNKTKSRLGKSGLISDADHHNVARMLPYA is encoded by the coding sequence ATGCCCAAGTTGAAGACGCACTCCGGCGCTTCCAAGCGCTTCACCAAGACTGGCACCGGCAAGTTCAAGCGCGGCCACTCGAAGATGCGCCATATCCTCACCTCGAAGAACAACAAGACCAAGAGCCGCCTGGGCAAGTCTGGTTTGATCTCCGACGCGGATCACCACAATGTCGCCCGGATGCTCCCCTACGCCTGA